A stretch of Natronococcus sp. CG52 DNA encodes these proteins:
- a CDS encoding DUF5815 family protein: MAEPRVPGSGGDDRLELPCGETLDPHEIDLGMREYTCSCGESHAVVTDVHPPSRFFPESFVVVLQELVETDDEFDEFGTPHLLGVVMEEFPEAVVTHDASDDGAVGYSMLWVTDFDSRRLHEIVVELVVELMEHAISHAEDDTAISEFESQMLEFDVGEFVEQYRRQREFESEHDRAL; the protein is encoded by the coding sequence TCGAGCTCCCCTGTGGGGAAACGCTCGACCCCCACGAGATCGACCTCGGGATGCGCGAGTACACCTGTTCTTGCGGCGAGTCCCACGCCGTCGTCACCGACGTCCACCCGCCCTCTCGGTTCTTCCCCGAGTCGTTCGTGGTCGTCCTCCAGGAACTGGTCGAGACCGACGACGAGTTCGACGAGTTCGGGACGCCGCACTTACTCGGCGTCGTCATGGAGGAGTTTCCGGAAGCCGTCGTCACCCACGACGCCAGCGACGACGGCGCCGTCGGCTACTCGATGCTGTGGGTGACGGACTTCGACTCTCGACGGCTCCACGAGATCGTCGTCGAACTCGTCGTCGAACTGATGGAGCACGCGATCAGCCACGCCGAGGACGACACCGCGATCTCGGAATTCGAATCGCAGATGCTCGAGTTCGACGTCGGCGAGTTCGTCGAGCAGTACCGCCGGCAGCGGGAGTTCGAGAGCGAGCACGACCGGGCGCTCTAG
- a CDS encoding PaaI family thioesterase, which yields MSSADRPGDEPVQHSWPELTCYGCGPANDEGLQLQSYRSEDKEALVTTVEPEELFTSGAPNVMYGGHIASLVDCHSIWTSITFAYDAEDRPLGSSPRIAYVTAELSVEYLKPTPLDRPVHLTARIDGEIGRKTVVRSELGPEGETTARGTVRAVRVRPPDLEGHHQADRT from the coding sequence ATGTCTAGCGCGGATCGTCCCGGCGACGAGCCGGTTCAACACTCGTGGCCCGAACTGACGTGTTACGGCTGCGGACCGGCGAACGACGAGGGACTCCAGTTGCAGAGCTACCGCTCCGAGGACAAAGAGGCGCTCGTGACGACGGTCGAGCCCGAGGAACTGTTCACCTCCGGCGCGCCGAACGTCATGTACGGCGGTCACATCGCCTCTCTCGTCGATTGCCACTCCATCTGGACCTCGATCACGTTCGCCTACGACGCCGAGGACCGGCCGCTGGGGAGTTCGCCGCGAATCGCGTACGTAACTGCAGAGCTCTCGGTCGAGTATCTGAAACCGACCCCGCTCGATCGGCCGGTACACCTCACCGCGCGGATCGACGGCGAGATCGGGCGAAAGACGGTCGTCCGGAGCGAACTCGGCCCCGAAGGCGAAACGACCGCGAGAGGAACGGTACGAGCCGTCAGAGTCCGCCCGCCGGATCTCGAGGGGCACCATCAGGCGGATCGAACCTGA
- a CDS encoding GrpB family protein — MVDANDDPIELVASRGETWSERFAAERERVYDALSAGGLKADRERIEHVGSTAVPNLAAKDIVDLDIVVADDAVSEVSRTLVDELGGTRVENSEQWHPVFREHDGQRFNDHVFAASSDGWRVSVITCDVLAARPDLRAEYERLKRDLAAEHDDLVAYSEGKSAFVRRVLEVARTDDDLTFDFAVPAGN; from the coding sequence ATGGTCGACGCGAACGACGACCCGATCGAACTCGTCGCGTCTAGAGGCGAGACGTGGAGCGAGCGGTTTGCCGCCGAACGCGAGCGCGTGTACGACGCGTTATCGGCCGGCGGACTCAAGGCCGACCGTGAACGGATCGAACACGTCGGCTCGACCGCCGTCCCGAACCTTGCCGCGAAGGATATCGTCGACCTCGATATCGTCGTCGCCGACGACGCCGTGAGCGAAGTCTCGCGAACGCTCGTCGACGAGCTGGGCGGTACTCGCGTCGAGAACTCCGAGCAGTGGCACCCCGTCTTTCGCGAGCACGACGGCCAGCGGTTCAACGATCACGTCTTTGCGGCGTCCAGCGACGGCTGGAGGGTCAGCGTGATCACGTGCGACGTCCTCGCGGCGCGGCCGGACCTCCGCGCGGAGTACGAGCGACTGAAACGGGACCTCGCCGCCGAACACGACGACCTCGTCGCCTACTCCGAGGGCAAGTCGGCGTTCGTCCGGCGCGTTCTCGAGGTCGCCCGGACTGACGACGACCTGACGTTCGATTTCGCCGTTCCCGCGGGAAACTGA
- the carB gene encoding carbamoyl-phosphate synthase large subunit, translating into MSTDHQGDGDATGDGRTILLIGSGPIQIGQAAEFDYSGAQACRALQEEGARVVLVNSNPATIMTDPEMADRVYIEPITTEAIAEIIREENPDGVIAGLGGQTGLNVTAELAEEGVLDDYDVEIMGTPLDTIYATEDRDLFRQRMEKIGQPVPASTTIALDEGEEVSELTEADLEERVQAAVDEVGGLPVIARTTYTLGGSGSGVVHEFDELLRRVRKGLRLSRNSEVLITESIAGWVEYEYEVMRDADDSCIIICNMENIDPMGIHTGESTVVTPSQIVPDEGHQEMRTAALDVIRELGIQGGCNIQFAWRDDGTPGGEYRVVEVNPRVSRSSALASKATGYPIARVTAKVALGKRLHEITNEITGETTAAFEPAIDYVVTKVPRWPKDKFDDVDFELTTAMKSTGEAMAIGRTFEESLLKALRSSEYEPDVDWADVSDEELEERYLERPSPDRPYAMFEAFERGYDVEKVVELTGIFEWYTERFVRIAESTRAAQEGDFTEAAIAGHTNATIAATAGGDVDVDTVEQEVPGRTYKQVDTCAGEFAAETPYYYSARKSEFESGPLEGAAAAGELEVDRDVESIIVVGGGPIRIGQGVEFDYCSVHAVQALRDMGIDAHVVNNNPETVSTDYDTSDGLFFEPITAEEVADVAEAADADGVMVQFGGQTSVNIGDPLQDEIDRRGLDCEVVGTSVEAMDLAEDRDRFNALMDELGIAQPEGGAAHSKEEAMKLAHEIGYPVLVRPSYVLGGRAMEVVYDDEELERYIEEAVRVSPDKPILVDDFLEDAVELDVDAVADGEDVLIGGVMEHVEAAGVHSGDSACMIPPRSLDDETLARVREVTEDIASALETVGLLNVQLAVRDGEVYVLEANPRSSRTVPFISKATGVPIAKLAAKVMAGNSLADLAVEEQIPEQTSIKEVVLPFDRLPGSDPRLGPEMKSTGEVMGSADSFGRAYDKAQDATGKPIPESGTAIIDLSADKFPDPDTDAGEELVEGFTDHFDLCEEIDLVRAVKEGGVDLIVSRDRDLLEIAVEEDVTYFSTPASAKAALEALEAKDEPIDVQPITERPKRVGEWGRSN; encoded by the coding sequence ATGAGTACGGACCACCAGGGCGACGGTGACGCCACAGGGGACGGACGCACGATCCTGCTGATCGGCAGCGGGCCGATCCAGATCGGACAGGCCGCCGAGTTCGACTATTCCGGCGCGCAGGCCTGCCGAGCGCTTCAGGAAGAGGGTGCTCGAGTCGTCCTCGTCAACTCGAACCCTGCGACAATCATGACGGATCCGGAGATGGCCGACCGGGTGTACATCGAACCGATCACGACCGAGGCCATCGCGGAGATCATCCGCGAGGAGAACCCGGACGGCGTCATCGCCGGGCTGGGCGGCCAGACGGGACTGAACGTCACCGCCGAACTCGCCGAGGAGGGCGTGCTCGACGACTACGACGTCGAGATCATGGGGACTCCCCTCGATACGATCTACGCGACCGAGGACCGCGATCTCTTCCGCCAGCGCATGGAGAAGATCGGGCAGCCGGTCCCCGCGTCGACCACGATCGCGCTCGACGAGGGCGAGGAGGTCTCGGAACTGACCGAGGCGGACCTCGAGGAACGCGTCCAGGCGGCCGTCGACGAGGTCGGCGGCCTGCCGGTCATCGCCCGCACGACCTACACGCTGGGCGGCTCGGGATCGGGCGTCGTTCACGAGTTCGACGAACTCCTCCGTCGCGTTCGCAAGGGACTGCGCCTCTCGCGCAACAGCGAGGTCCTGATCACGGAGTCGATCGCGGGCTGGGTCGAGTACGAGTACGAGGTGATGCGGGACGCCGACGACTCCTGTATCATCATCTGCAACATGGAGAACATCGACCCGATGGGGATCCACACCGGCGAGTCGACGGTCGTCACGCCCTCCCAGATCGTTCCCGACGAGGGCCACCAGGAGATGCGCACCGCGGCGCTGGACGTCATCCGCGAGCTGGGCATCCAGGGCGGCTGTAACATCCAGTTCGCCTGGCGCGACGACGGCACGCCGGGCGGCGAGTACCGCGTCGTCGAAGTGAACCCGCGCGTCTCGCGATCCTCGGCGCTCGCGTCGAAGGCGACCGGCTACCCGATCGCTCGCGTGACCGCGAAGGTCGCCCTCGGGAAACGGCTCCACGAGATCACGAACGAGATCACCGGCGAGACGACCGCGGCCTTCGAGCCCGCGATCGACTACGTCGTCACCAAGGTGCCGCGCTGGCCCAAGGACAAGTTCGACGACGTCGACTTCGAGCTGACGACGGCGATGAAATCGACCGGGGAGGCGATGGCCATCGGCCGCACCTTCGAGGAGTCGCTGCTGAAGGCCTTACGCTCGAGCGAGTACGAGCCCGACGTCGACTGGGCCGACGTCTCTGACGAGGAACTCGAGGAGCGCTACCTCGAGCGTCCCTCCCCCGACAGACCGTACGCGATGTTCGAGGCCTTCGAGCGCGGCTACGACGTCGAGAAGGTCGTCGAGCTGACGGGCATCTTCGAGTGGTACACCGAGCGGTTCGTCCGCATCGCGGAGTCGACCCGCGCCGCCCAGGAGGGCGACTTCACCGAGGCCGCCATCGCCGGCCACACCAACGCGACGATCGCCGCGACGGCGGGCGGCGACGTCGACGTTGACACGGTCGAGCAGGAGGTGCCCGGCCGCACCTACAAGCAGGTCGACACCTGCGCCGGCGAGTTCGCCGCGGAGACGCCGTACTACTACTCCGCGCGCAAGTCGGAGTTCGAGTCGGGGCCGCTCGAGGGTGCGGCCGCCGCGGGCGAACTCGAGGTCGACCGCGACGTCGAGAGCATCATCGTGGTCGGCGGCGGCCCGATCCGGATCGGACAGGGCGTCGAGTTCGACTACTGTTCGGTCCACGCGGTCCAGGCGCTGCGCGACATGGGCATCGACGCCCACGTCGTCAACAACAACCCCGAAACCGTCTCGACGGACTACGACACCTCCGACGGCCTCTTCTTCGAGCCCATAACTGCGGAAGAGGTCGCTGACGTCGCCGAGGCGGCCGACGCCGACGGCGTGATGGTCCAGTTCGGCGGCCAGACGTCGGTGAACATCGGCGATCCGCTGCAGGACGAGATCGACCGCCGCGGGCTCGACTGCGAGGTCGTGGGGACTTCCGTCGAGGCGATGGACCTGGCGGAGGACCGCGACCGGTTCAACGCGCTCATGGACGAACTCGGCATCGCCCAGCCCGAAGGCGGCGCCGCCCACAGCAAGGAGGAAGCGATGAAACTCGCCCACGAGATCGGCTACCCGGTGCTCGTGCGCCCCTCCTACGTGCTCGGCGGCCGCGCGATGGAAGTCGTCTACGACGACGAGGAACTCGAGCGCTACATCGAGGAAGCGGTCCGCGTCTCGCCGGACAAGCCGATCCTCGTCGACGACTTCCTCGAGGACGCGGTCGAACTCGACGTGGATGCCGTCGCGGACGGCGAGGACGTCCTGATCGGCGGCGTGATGGAACACGTCGAGGCCGCGGGCGTCCACTCTGGCGACTCAGCCTGTATGATCCCGCCGCGTTCGCTCGACGACGAGACGCTCGCCCGCGTGCGCGAAGTGACGGAGGATATCGCCAGCGCGCTCGAGACGGTCGGACTGCTGAACGTCCAGCTCGCCGTTCGTGACGGGGAGGTGTACGTCCTCGAGGCGAACCCGCGCTCCTCGCGCACGGTGCCGTTCATCTCGAAAGCCACCGGCGTCCCGATCGCCAAACTGGCGGCCAAGGTCATGGCCGGCAACTCGCTCGCCGACCTCGCGGTCGAGGAGCAGATCCCCGAGCAGACCTCGATCAAGGAGGTCGTTCTGCCGTTCGACCGCCTGCCGGGCTCCGATCCGCGTCTCGGTCCGGAGATGAAATCCACAGGCGAGGTCATGGGCAGCGCCGACTCCTTCGGCAGAGCCTACGACAAGGCCCAGGACGCGACCGGCAAGCCGATCCCCGAATCGGGCACCGCGATCATCGACCTCTCGGCCGACAAGTTCCCCGATCCGGACACCGATGCGGGCGAGGAACTGGTCGAGGGCTTCACCGACCACTTCGATCTCTGCGAGGAGATCGACCTCGTACGGGCCGTCAAGGAGGGCGGCGTCGACCTCATCGTCTCGCGGGACCGCGACCTGCTCGAGATCGCCGTCGAGGAGGATGTTACCTACTTCTCGACGCCCGCGAGCGCGAAGGCCGCACTCGAGGCGCTCGAGGCGAAGGACGAGCCGATCGACGTCCAGCCGATCACCGAGCGGCCGAAGCGGGTCGGCGAGTGGGGCCGCTCGAACTGA
- a CDS encoding ABC transporter ATP-binding protein has translation MSPADAPAIETDALTKRYGETTAVSELTMAVDRGTVYGFLGPNGAGKTTTMRMLTTLTRPTSGAARVAGHPITDRESVTPHIGYLPEEPPIYDELTGREQLEYAAGLRDLPEADATERIESLLERFELLADADRRIEGYSKGMRQKVGVIQAVLHEPVVAFLDEPTSGLDPRAARTMRETIADLADREMTIFLSTHILPVVDELADEIGVLHDGELVAEGDPETLKSRAETGDARSLEEAFLEITRDNPADGHAAEPPTE, from the coding sequence ATGAGCCCTGCTGACGCCCCTGCTATCGAGACCGACGCCCTCACGAAACGCTACGGGGAGACGACGGCCGTCTCCGAGCTGACGATGGCGGTCGATCGAGGGACCGTCTACGGGTTTCTCGGTCCCAACGGTGCTGGCAAGACGACGACGATGCGGATGCTGACGACGCTCACCCGCCCCACGTCGGGCGCGGCACGCGTCGCCGGCCACCCGATCACCGATCGCGAGAGCGTCACGCCCCACATCGGCTACCTGCCGGAGGAGCCGCCGATCTACGACGAACTCACCGGCCGCGAACAGCTCGAGTACGCCGCCGGACTGCGGGATCTGCCCGAGGCCGACGCCACGGAGCGAATCGAGTCGCTGCTCGAACGGTTCGAGCTGCTCGCGGACGCCGATCGGCGCATCGAGGGCTACTCCAAGGGAATGCGCCAGAAGGTCGGCGTCATCCAGGCCGTGCTTCACGAGCCCGTCGTCGCCTTTCTGGACGAGCCCACGAGCGGACTGGATCCGCGTGCTGCCCGGACGATGCGGGAAACGATCGCCGATCTCGCAGACCGGGAGATGACGATCTTCCTCTCGACGCACATCCTGCCCGTCGTCGACGAACTGGCCGACGAGATCGGCGTCCTTCACGACGGTGAACTGGTCGCAGAGGGCGATCCCGAGACGCTGAAGTCCCGCGCCGAGACGGGCGACGCGCGCAGCCTCGAGGAGGCGTTCCTCGAGATCACGCGGGATAACCCGGCAGATGGCCACGCCGCGGAACCGCCGACGGAGTAA
- a CDS encoding S26 family signal peptidase — translation MGSSDPAGETENDGDDADTSRRESIEDDGPVRRFLATDGEPASLVRDVLSSVAIVGVIGLLLLAVSGVWPPLVAVESGSMEPNVEVGDLVVVVAPDRFADDDSAGDTGVTPLADDQDGETFGTGGDVIVFAPGGDDRRTPIIHRAHLWVEADENWVETRADEEYVNGDSCEAVEDCPAPHDGFVTKGDANRHYDQAGGLYSRDNSVVKPEWILGKASFRIPWLGYVRLTFGQLLVSGQGSVGTVAIASAVGATFTGSLAACSRRRSYRND, via the coding sequence ATGGGTAGTTCGGATCCCGCCGGGGAGACGGAAAACGACGGTGACGACGCCGATACCTCGCGTCGCGAGTCGATCGAGGACGACGGACCCGTTCGCCGCTTTCTCGCTACCGACGGCGAACCGGCATCCCTCGTGCGTGACGTACTGAGCAGCGTGGCCATCGTCGGGGTAATCGGATTACTGCTCCTCGCGGTTAGCGGCGTCTGGCCGCCGCTGGTCGCGGTCGAGAGCGGCAGTATGGAGCCGAACGTGGAGGTCGGTGATCTCGTTGTCGTCGTCGCGCCCGATCGCTTCGCCGACGACGATTCCGCCGGCGACACCGGCGTCACGCCGCTCGCGGACGACCAGGACGGCGAGACGTTCGGGACTGGCGGTGACGTCATCGTCTTCGCACCCGGGGGCGACGACCGTCGAACGCCGATAATCCACCGCGCTCACCTGTGGGTCGAAGCGGACGAAAACTGGGTGGAGACGCGGGCCGACGAGGAGTACGTCAACGGAGACTCCTGCGAGGCGGTAGAGGACTGTCCGGCGCCGCACGACGGCTTCGTCACGAAAGGTGACGCGAACCGCCACTACGACCAGGCCGGCGGACTGTACAGCCGGGACAACAGCGTCGTCAAACCGGAGTGGATACTGGGGAAGGCGTCGTTCCGGATTCCGTGGCTCGGCTACGTTCGACTGACGTTCGGACAGTTGCTCGTGAGTGGACAGGGTTCGGTCGGCACAGTTGCGATCGCTTCCGCCGTCGGGGCCACGTTCACCGGCTCGCTCGCGGCCTGTAGCCGCCGTCGCTCGTATCGTAACGACTGA
- the folP gene encoding dihydropteroate synthase, producing MEYHEAADFLFGLRRFRPKPGTASTAQLLAHLEDPHESVDFVQIAGSNGKGSTARMLERTLREAGLSVGLYTSPHLEDLRERIRVDGRKMPRSAVCSFVEEAREYVTDRGADGESPTFFEVMTAMAIREFARADVDVAVLEVGIGGRYDATSVVDPVASAVTSVTLEHTGILGDTEEEIARDKAHVAPADAPLVTGVSGEPLEGIREVAGEVVTVGTAADGEASDEERPDVRVAYGGRTNHTEAVVSIDAGDGELETRIPLLGSHQAENAGIAATLARQVADVSDDDLARGLRNAHWPGRFEVIDTEPLVILDGAHNPGACEQLAKTLATYEYDDLHLVVGAMHDKDHGEMAAALPTPDVVVATEPDLERAEDSDVLAEVFERTGVDGAAVRTSPSVQNALESALAASDETDCVLVTGSLFAVAEARSRWTNAGIPKRIRDLDDAREALTGATATDVERTSGSAVHRVVKTNLRYRQATALREELLRVDGECTLSGLERSDESVDAVLMGTLAQFDRLVDRLEARSDGLAETARELRERLELDASGSTADETGSERQTDADSRHPWDDRTAVMGILNVTPDSFHDGGEYDALEDAVVRAEAMIEADVDVIDVGGESTRPGADPVPSQEEIDRVVPVIERIADLDVQVSIDTRKAAVADAALEAGADIVNDVSGLEDPEMRFVAAEHDAGLVVMHSIDAPVVPDRDVEYDDVVEDVIDQLQERILLAKKAGLDREDIVVDPGIGFGKSARESFELLDRIDEFRALGCPILFGHSHKSMFGHVGRDAGDRLEATVAASALAADRGADLVRVHDVPENVAAVRTALAARDPDAFEW from the coding sequence ATGGAGTATCACGAGGCGGCGGACTTCTTATTCGGTCTGCGGCGCTTCCGGCCGAAGCCGGGGACGGCGTCGACGGCGCAGTTACTCGCCCACCTCGAGGACCCACACGAGAGCGTCGATTTCGTCCAGATCGCCGGTTCGAACGGGAAGGGAAGCACGGCGCGGATGCTCGAGCGCACGCTGCGGGAAGCCGGCCTCTCGGTCGGACTCTACACCTCGCCCCACCTCGAGGACCTGCGCGAGCGGATCCGCGTCGACGGCCGCAAGATGCCCAGGTCGGCGGTGTGCTCGTTCGTCGAGGAGGCCCGCGAGTACGTCACCGACCGGGGCGCCGACGGCGAGTCGCCGACCTTCTTCGAGGTGATGACCGCGATGGCGATCCGGGAGTTCGCCCGCGCGGACGTCGACGTGGCCGTCCTCGAAGTCGGGATCGGCGGCCGGTACGACGCCACGAGCGTCGTCGATCCGGTCGCGAGCGCGGTCACGAGCGTGACCTTAGAGCACACCGGCATCCTCGGCGACACCGAGGAGGAGATCGCCCGCGACAAGGCCCACGTCGCGCCCGCCGACGCCCCGCTCGTCACCGGCGTCTCGGGCGAGCCGCTCGAGGGAATCCGCGAGGTCGCCGGCGAGGTCGTCACCGTGGGAACGGCTGCGGACGGCGAGGCGAGCGACGAGGAACGCCCCGACGTGCGGGTCGCCTACGGCGGCCGGACGAATCACACCGAGGCCGTCGTCTCGATCGACGCCGGCGACGGGGAACTCGAGACGCGGATTCCCCTGCTCGGCAGCCACCAGGCCGAGAACGCGGGGATCGCCGCAACCCTCGCCCGACAGGTGGCGGACGTCTCGGACGACGACCTCGCGCGCGGCCTCCGGAACGCCCACTGGCCGGGTCGCTTCGAGGTGATCGACACCGAGCCGCTGGTGATCCTCGACGGGGCGCACAACCCCGGCGCCTGCGAGCAGTTGGCGAAGACGCTCGCCACCTACGAGTACGACGACCTCCACCTCGTCGTCGGGGCGATGCACGACAAGGACCACGGCGAAATGGCTGCAGCGCTGCCGACCCCCGACGTCGTCGTCGCGACCGAACCGGACCTCGAGCGCGCCGAGGACTCCGACGTCCTCGCCGAAGTATTCGAGCGGACGGGAGTCGACGGCGCCGCCGTTCGGACCTCGCCATCCGTTCAAAACGCCCTCGAGAGCGCGCTCGCAGCGAGCGACGAAACCGACTGCGTGCTCGTCACCGGCTCGCTGTTCGCGGTCGCCGAGGCGCGCTCGCGGTGGACGAACGCGGGGATCCCGAAACGGATTCGCGACCTCGACGACGCCCGCGAGGCGCTCACAGGCGCGACCGCGACCGACGTCGAGCGAACGTCGGGGTCCGCGGTCCACCGCGTCGTGAAGACGAACCTGCGGTACCGCCAGGCGACCGCTCTGCGGGAGGAACTGCTCCGCGTCGACGGAGAGTGTACACTCTCCGGACTCGAGCGAAGCGACGAGTCGGTCGACGCCGTCCTGATGGGGACGCTCGCACAGTTCGATCGGCTCGTCGACCGACTCGAGGCCCGGTCGGACGGACTGGCCGAGACCGCACGGGAGCTGCGAGAGCGCCTCGAACTCGACGCGAGCGGGTCGACGGCGGACGAGACGGGGAGCGAACGACAAACGGACGCCGACTCGCGGCACCCCTGGGACGACCGGACGGCGGTGATGGGGATCCTGAACGTCACCCCGGACAGCTTCCACGACGGCGGCGAGTACGACGCGCTCGAGGACGCCGTCGTCCGCGCCGAGGCGATGATCGAGGCCGACGTGGACGTCATCGACGTCGGCGGCGAGTCCACGCGGCCGGGCGCCGACCCCGTCCCGAGCCAAGAGGAGATCGACCGCGTCGTTCCCGTGATCGAGCGCATCGCCGACCTCGACGTGCAGGTCTCGATCGACACGCGGAAGGCCGCCGTCGCCGACGCCGCGCTCGAGGCCGGCGCGGACATCGTCAACGACGTCTCGGGGCTCGAGGATCCCGAGATGCGCTTCGTCGCGGCGGAGCACGATGCGGGACTGGTCGTGATGCACAGCATCGACGCGCCCGTCGTTCCGGACAGGGACGTGGAGTACGACGACGTCGTCGAGGACGTGATCGACCAGCTGCAGGAACGGATCCTGCTGGCGAAGAAGGCCGGCCTCGACCGCGAGGACATCGTCGTCGATCCCGGCATCGGGTTCGGCAAGTCGGCCCGCGAGAGCTTCGAACTGCTCGACCGGATCGACGAGTTCCGGGCGCTCGGCTGTCCGATCCTCTTCGGTCACTCGCACAAGTCGATGTTCGGTCACGTCGGCCGCGACGCCGGCGATCGCCTCGAGGCGACCGTCGCGGCGAGCGCGCTCGCGGCGGATCGCGGGGCGGACCTCGTCCGGGTCCACGACGTCCCCGAGAACGTCGCTGCGGTCCGAACGGCGCTCGCGGCGCGCGACCCCGACGCGTTCGAGTGGTGA
- a CDS encoding NADH-quinone oxidoreductase subunit D, producing MSETPQREREPIDPEFDHQRAEGVDERALEALLEPYAIGRDDHENAPAFVIRADEVQETLRLLRDEAGFDHLSCITPQEYEDRYESILHLTKYDRRTHEVTLVVPLPKDDPRCETAEPVFRTADWHEREAFDLVGIDYEGHPDPRRILLPESWQGHPLSMDYDQDKPQVVRYAEHANPLQPDQRVPESDTMLINIGPHHPATHGVLHLRTILDGETVVDVDPDVGYLHRCEEQMCEQGTYRYQIIPYSNRWDYTANLPNEWAVARAVEDLADIEVPEYAQVLRTMATEFGRMLGHFLALGTFALDVYGDFTAIFQYSFRDREVVQDILEDLTGQRMMFYFFRLGGIAWDLPEPREEFIEKCRDFLDELPAKIDEYHALITGNEIFQIRTIGTGILEPDVAKSYGCTGPVARGSGIDYDLRRDDPYGYYENLEWDVVTEDSCDNYARVLVRMREVEESAKIIEQCLDLLEEWPEDERTVQSNVPRTLKPDPDTETYRAVESAKGELGIYVRSDGTNKPARFKIRSPCFHNLSALPEMAEGEYVADLIATLGSLDIVLGSVDR from the coding sequence ATGAGCGAAACACCCCAACGCGAGCGCGAACCGATCGATCCCGAGTTCGACCATCAGCGAGCGGAAGGTGTCGACGAGAGGGCGCTCGAGGCGTTGCTCGAGCCGTACGCCATCGGGCGGGACGACCACGAGAACGCGCCCGCGTTCGTGATCCGGGCGGACGAGGTACAGGAAACGCTCAGGCTCCTGCGGGACGAAGCGGGGTTCGATCACCTCTCGTGTATCACGCCCCAGGAGTACGAGGACCGCTACGAGTCGATCCTCCACCTGACGAAGTACGACCGGCGGACTCACGAGGTGACTCTCGTCGTTCCGCTTCCGAAGGACGATCCGCGGTGTGAGACGGCCGAGCCGGTGTTCCGGACGGCGGACTGGCACGAGCGCGAGGCGTTCGACCTCGTCGGGATCGACTACGAAGGTCATCCCGACCCGAGGCGGATTCTCCTGCCGGAATCGTGGCAGGGGCATCCGCTCTCGATGGACTACGACCAGGACAAGCCGCAGGTCGTGCGGTACGCCGAGCACGCGAACCCGCTGCAACCCGACCAGAGGGTCCCCGAGTCGGATACGATGCTCATCAACATCGGCCCGCACCACCCGGCGACCCACGGCGTCCTCCACCTCAGGACGATCCTGGACGGCGAGACGGTCGTCGACGTCGACCCCGACGTCGGCTACCTCCACCGCTGCGAGGAACAGATGTGCGAACAGGGGACCTATCGGTACCAGATCATCCCCTACTCGAACCGGTGGGATTACACCGCGAACCTCCCGAACGAGTGGGCCGTCGCCCGCGCGGTCGAGGATCTCGCGGACATCGAGGTCCCCGAGTACGCCCAGGTCCTGCGGACGATGGCAACCGAGTTCGGCCGCATGCTCGGGCACTTCCTCGCGCTCGGCACCTTCGCGCTCGACGTCTACGGCGACTTCACGGCCATCTTCCAGTACTCCTTCCGGGACCGCGAGGTCGTCCAGGATATCCTCGAGGACCTGACCGGTCAGCGAATGATGTTCTACTTCTTCCGGCTCGGCGGGATCGCCTGGGACCTCCCCGAACCCCGCGAGGAGTTCATCGAGAAGTGCCGGGACTTCCTCGACGAACTGCCCGCCAAAATCGACGAGTACCACGCCTTAATTACTGGAAACGAGATCTTCCAGATCCGAACCATCGGTACCGGCATCCTCGAACCCGACGTCGCGAAGTCCTACGGCTGCACGGGGCCGGTCGCCCGCGGTTCGGGAATCGACTACGACCTCCGCCGAGACGATCCCTACGGCTACTACGAGAACCTCGAGTGGGACGTCGTCACCGAGGACAGCTGTGACAACTACGCCCGGGTCCTGGTTCGAATGCGCGAAGTCGAGGAATCAGCGAAGATCATCGAACAGTGTCTCGACCTGCTCGAGGAGTGGCCCGAAGACGAGCGAACCGTCCAGAGCAACGTTCCCCGCACGCTGAAACCCGACCCGGACACCGAAACCTACCGCGCCGTCGAGTCCGCGAAGGGCGAACTGGGAATCTACGTGCGCTCGGACGGGACGAACAAACCCGCCCGGTTCAAGATCCGCAGCCCGTGTTTCCACAACCTCTCCGCCCTACCGGAGATGGCAGAAGGGGAGTACGTCGCCGACCTGATCGCCACGCTCGGCAGCCTCGACATCGTGCTCGGGAGCGTGGATCGCTAG
- a CDS encoding DUF7553 family protein: protein MSEGSHLEQACESLGRASDAADRTVQERVDSIVEGLDEERDGHGTQDEPGPKADRIAELTKKLDGLENEAGDEAREYIATARDHRREYLKRMEGDD, encoded by the coding sequence ATGTCCGAGGGGTCTCACCTCGAGCAGGCGTGCGAATCGCTCGGGCGAGCCAGCGACGCGGCCGACCGCACGGTACAGGAACGGGTTGACTCGATTGTCGAGGGCCTCGACGAGGAGCGAGACGGACACGGAACGCAGGACGAGCCGGGACCGAAGGCCGACCGGATTGCCGAACTGACGAAGAAACTGGACGGCCTGGAGAACGAGGCGGGCGACGAGGCCCGCGAATACATCGCGACGGCCCGGGACCACCGCCGCGAGTACCTGAAACGAATGGAAGGCGACGATTGA